A single Fusobacterium hominis DNA region contains:
- a CDS encoding carbamoyl phosphate synthase small subunit, translated as MKGKLILENGMSFEGKIFGELSETVGELVFNTGMTGYQEVLTDPSYCGQIVVMTYPMIGNYGINLEDMESDKIHMKGFVIKEDAKLPNNFRCEMTLDGFLRQNKIVAFKGVDTRELTKIIREQGAMKAIITSDDLTEKEIMERFGKYDNKDAVSIVSTPKIYEIPGDGIRLGVMDFGIKRNILRSFKRRGCHMVVFPWNTTAEEMLKYNLDGVFLSNGPGDPANLTGVINEIKKLVGKLPIVGICLGHQLLAWTLGGTTTKLKYGHRGCNHPVKDLEKNKIFITSQNHGYVVDKVPECMTVTHVSLNDNSIEGMRSKDLRIMCVQYHPEAWPGPKDSDYLFDEFLKVVKEK; from the coding sequence GTGAAAGGAAAACTTATTTTAGAAAATGGTATGAGCTTTGAGGGGAAGATATTTGGAGAACTAAGCGAAACTGTTGGAGAATTGGTATTTAATACAGGAATGACAGGTTATCAGGAGGTGCTAACTGATCCGTCATATTGTGGACAAATAGTAGTTATGACATATCCTATGATTGGAAATTATGGAATTAACCTTGAAGATATGGAATCAGACAAAATTCATATGAAAGGTTTTGTAATAAAAGAAGATGCGAAACTACCTAATAACTTTAGATGTGAAATGACTTTAGATGGTTTTTTAAGACAAAATAAAATTGTAGCATTTAAAGGTGTTGACACAAGAGAACTAACTAAGATAATAAGAGAACAAGGAGCTATGAAAGCTATTATCACTAGTGACGATCTTACAGAAAAAGAGATTATGGAACGTTTTGGAAAATATGACAATAAGGATGCTGTAAGCATTGTAAGTACACCAAAAATATATGAAATACCAGGTGATGGAATAAGACTTGGTGTAATGGATTTTGGAATAAAAAGAAATATATTAAGATCTTTTAAAAGAAGAGGGTGCCATATGGTTGTTTTCCCATGGAATACAACTGCTGAAGAGATGTTAAAATACAACTTAGATGGAGTATTTTTATCAAATGGACCTGGAGATCCCGCAAATCTAACTGGTGTAATAAATGAAATAAAAAAATTAGTAGGAAAACTTCCAATTGTTGGAATTTGTTTAGGACATCAATTGTTGGCTTGGACATTAGGTGGAACTACAACTAAGTTAAAATATGGACATAGAGGATGTAATCATCCAGTAAAAGACCTTGAGAAAAATAAAATATTTATAACTTCACAAAATCATGGTTATGTAGTTGATAAAGTTCCTGAGTGCATGACAGTTACTCACGTAAGTTTAAATGATAATTCTATAGAAGGAATGAGAAGTAAAGATTTAAGAATTATGTGTGTTCAATATCACCCAGAAGCATGGCCTGGACCAAAAGATTCAGATTATTTATTTGATGAGTTTTTAAAAGTAGTTAAAGAAAAATAA